ATGGTTTATGTCAGGCTTTtgtataaaagtaaaaagatagGCAATATTTCTATGATCTTCGTACAACTATGATTCTAGCATGTCTGGGTTCAACAGGTATGAAAGCCGGCTAGTAGTTCTTTGGTTCTCTTGGTCATAACTTAGAGCCTGCAAAAGAGATTTGACTCATAGTCCTTGCCATGTAATTTATAGTTTCTTTCGTTTTGGTTTTAGATTTGTCATCTGTAATATTTATATTAGATTTCTAAATGGAGGGAAAGTTTTGATCGTTATCAGGCTTTTGTTAAATTTGGTTCTCTAAACTTTTGCATTTGGATTTTTTAAACTATCCAATAATGTATACTGAAGAAGGATGCCATCACAGCCCAATAGCCCATACTGTCAAGCCCACCTGAGTATTTAATTGCAAGATTAGCAAACCGCCTGGTACAATTAGCATTTCATAGTCTTAGATCTTATTCCTGAATAGATCTTATTTTATagttttcttttgctttggAGATCCTTCTCACTTATATGGTTTCtagtatttaaataaaaaacttcaaatACATTGTTCTCAGCATGGTTACATGAAAGGTTATGAACTCATTACCATCCAATCAGTTTGCCTTTTGACTGAGGGAAATATCTTGGTGTGTGCCAACAAATTGTGGAGCTCTGTCATCTCCATGTGCCTTCATATAATGGTTATTCCATCTGTTGATGCTCTCTCTTGTTTATACATATGATTCAAATCCTAACTGATCTTATAATTGGAAAATGTCAACAGATTTAAATAATCCTGTAATCCCTTGCACAATTATGTATTGTTTCTGCTGGAATGGGAGGCTGGATGATTGCAGTACTTGTATTTTATTATCTTCATTGTTAATATCTTATATACATAATACAATATCATTGAAGAGAATATTATATCTTGTATTCTTGTTCCCCAACAGGCTACAAGAGTATTCTGTTGAGACAGCTATAGCCATAGTTATTGATGGAAATGCCAACCTGAAGATCAACACTCAGCATCTGAGGGACCTTAGCTTTCGAGTCGGTTCCCTCTACCAATTTATCGGTGAACTCCTTATCCAACCTGATAATGAGGTGGGATACTGGCTCCATTGGTTCAAGGCTTaatagcctctctctctctctctctctctctattaggATAGTAATCTCTGGCTTGCCATTTCATTTCAGGCAATATTGCAGGCACGTGTGGGTAGGAATATCGATGGAATTGATCTAAATCTCTATCATCAGTCCCTGCAGCTGTTAAGACAATTTCAAGCTGATCACTTGAGTACCCCTTGATCCAGTTTTGGTTTTGAAAGTTACAACTGGAGATTTCACCAAGAAATTTATAATAGCAAACTAACTAGATCTCATACACAACATATACAAAGTTGGATGGTGTCTTCTTTGTTCTCAAATATTCTGATCTGGATGTTAATTTTCCTTTTACCTCTTCTTTAACCATGTTCATCAAAAATTATTTCGCATTTTGCTTTCTGGATGTTATTCTTACATCACATTGGACGTTATTCTTACATCACATTACATtacatcaatcctacaccaaGACGCATTGGGTGTGTGACCCATATATATGGGACTCACATGCATGGGTCACACAccctatgtgtcttggtgtagaattgatgtagggtaatgtgatgtagaaaaatcattttccatatatatatgccGGAAATAAACAACTTCAGGAGCACAAGATTACTACATAGATTTTATTTCTATGTCTTAATATATTCCATATActattcaaaatttcaaataaatatcaTTCACCCAAGCTGTTATGATAAGAGTTTAGACCAAAAAGCTTATCTGGGTATACAATTAAAGGTATCGATTTGTATTTAGAACAACAAAAAGATGCACATGCCCGGCGTGATGAGATGGTATGTTGCAACTAACGTATTTACTAAAATCCCAAGGAAAATGAGAGATTACTCAGCTTTTGCAAATTTTTACACCTTATTTATATAGGAGTTCTCTTCCAAGTGGTATTCCTTTGTAGTGGCCTcaatgcaatttccataattcCATATGATTAGGCATGCACTAGGGAGGAGTTTGAATCCCACAATAGGAGTCACACACTCTTGATAAGTGTTAGCTATTTTGAGTTCTATTAATAATCTAGTGGGGCTGAGTCAAGCTATGGCTCAATTAGTCTTAAGGAAGTGCATGCGGCTCTTCGTCGTCTAAGATCCTCTTGAGTAATTCTCAGTAGGTAGGAGCTACCATAGTAACGCCCAAATAGAGTAGTCACAGTTGATTCGTCCACTCCtatcctttttaattaaaaaaacaaaaacaaaataaagactcaataagattttatttagcgttaatttttatataaaggGCAGTTTTTTTATCCTATCCACACTTTAGAAGGCTCCATTCTCATATTTCTTATAGAGAATAATAATAGACGCAATCCTTAATGGCCACCAAAAAAGAGGAGTAAagatcacttaaaaaaaaaaaaaaaagagtaaagagAAGAATATCCAATTGCTTGtttctcttatcaaaaaaaaaaaaaaaattgcttgtttcttttaACACTACTAGTATTATAGTAACATGCATGACTTGATCGTATCAAAGGAATTTCTTCCACACATATGTTTAAAATTCAACGTATTAGtactaaattattaaattatcatttattttaaaagtttaagctaatacaataaagtaaatttaatcacctaattaatattttaatatttcttcCTCGTGGATGTAGGGTGAATTACATAGACGTAGTTAGAATCGAGATCTctgctctgatactatgttaaatcactaattatccCCAAAGCTTAagcaaatttaatttaaataataaatttcattattttttataaatttaataaacttaagcttttaattcaattgataatttaacataaagTAATGTTATCCTATTTTATTAGAAATTTAACAAAAAcatctcaaattttatattcaaAACCACCTAACCTAAGATTAGTTATGCCAAGCATCCTAGACCAATTGACCCAATGGCTTATGATTTATCTTAtgaaaaaatacatttacatTTTCAATTTACCACACAATTTGCAATGCCCCCTTCTCCtgatttttcaatttgattaataataaaatattgattaaataataagataataagagagagggagagacaaCAAACCAACAAAAATGCATCACTTCaatctaaattttttgtttttttgtttttgtctccaAGCTTCACCCCCCATATACCGATagaataattgaaaaaatttattaaaaaaaaaatcagaaatcattaattacctttttttctaattttttttaagcacaCTACAATTATTATTATGCCAAAAATATCTCCCCGTTTATTAGATCACTACGTACATTATTAAAATCAAAAGATTAGAAAAAGGCATCGtttgaaattattttcttctcctctttccttatttttacttctttaaaaaaaaaatcaacttcaaaatattttgaacttttttttactttttatatcacattaacacttttttattactttttaaataaaaaatttactataatacaattttattttatttttctatataaattattttaatttcaaatcacatcaatcttattttttaatcattcaaaaataattcagaggAAAGAAGGTGCCAGAGATTTTCAAACAGGAAAAAGATTACaaatgatgtaatataaaaagagaaCATATCTAACGGTTGCGTGATGGGTCAGAAGTCATATATATACGGGACCCACACTGAAAAGTTTGAATTTTCTTCAACTTTCTTTAGACTCCGCACCTACCAATAGACAAAGAGAAGCCTCGTTTTGACGCGTTCTCTGGAATGGACGTCGTTATCCAGTGCACCGCCCCACATGTGATTGTTTGGTCATTACGTGGCACCCTTTTATTTGATTAAACTCACGACCCCACCTTACGCCTTGGGCCCTCCATGCACTCACAgactccctccctccctccctcgcTTAGCACCGACTTCCATCCCGCATGCCGCATGTATCACATGTCACATGTGTACCTCCGCAACACGAAAGAGAAATAACTTGGGTGTGGCACTCATATCCAAACCCAAGTCTACTCGAGTTTCTATAGCTCGACACGTAATGTTGGTGGGTCTCAGTGATGAGCATTTGTACGTTTGTTTGTGGTATGATGATCCATTGATCATCATGGGTCATCTGGATCAATTTTTCTCACATGTGGACCAGCACAGAGAATTGAAAGGCGGGTGATCACTTTATACACACCATGACTTTCCCATGATGGAGATAAACGTTTTTTTACCGACTAGAGAATCATGGGGGCCCACAAAAGAATATGGTTCTCGGGTCTTCTATCCGGCACTGCCTAGTGCCTGGTCACTGGTCAGCCATGATGGTATAGTAGTACTATACTACTATAGGTGGGAGTGGGACCATCTGATCGTGAACTTTGCTTGACCTCCACATACAAGGAAATGACTGGTTCGTAAAGGACGTTTGTGTttgtgaatttttattttttaaaaaaaaaattaaaaaaataaataataataatttttttttaaaaaagaaaataaaagaagaaggagGTTTTGTATGGAACTATGGAAGATCAGGTTGGCCTACCAACACCCAAATGGGAATCTGATACTCAATATTGAATTGCATGCTCAGTTGCCTAGATTTGGTCATCAAAACATGCGTGGAAGGTTTAACTATTAATTAAATGCTAAAATCTATTGttttttatcagtttaattttatttttttaaaataattactgATTTAATATGGTACCTGAATTTGAATActaattttaaagtttattcctaaaaaaataagaactttATGCGGCCGTGTCGGTACTTGGAATTGTGATCTTTATGATGCAGCTCTTACATGTTTGTTCCTAAGGATGTTGTATGAAGATACCAAAATTCCTTCAAGGTGTAACGATCAATTGAAAAAATGTTAAGTCACATCTGTACTATTATTCtaaaatgattagtcaatttgaaaatttcataaaatctcttataaagcttaatttcacctagtaactaaacagtgtgagacttaacactcatgactatctcttataaactactcattctatgtgagctattcatctctttacAATATGAGACCGAAATGTTACATAAGTAGCGTAGGATTGTTATCGgcttttttccaatattaagaAATATGGATTCAGCTCAAGTGCGTTAAACAAAGTTATTGGAGATctcttattgttttttaatggttcagatttaattttactctctttctttctcacgAAAAACTTGGAATTAAAAACTTTGCATTTCACACCAGATTTGGTGGTTTAATAGGTCTTGAATCTCTGTCTCGTATGAGTTGATagcacagtttttttttttcaaattgggtCGTGAAAATTCTCCAACTTAGTTTATTAAAAGAGTGGTactataaattacatttttatctcacaattatatAACAATGCTGATGTGGTAGTCCGAACCAACTCTTAAATTAgtcattttttaataagaaaataaaaattcaagggtTGGTTGAGCCTACTACATCAGCATTTGTGAGATAGTTATGAGACAAAATTTtggtatatagcatttctcctaTTCAAATATATGTGAAAATCTCATACTTTAAATACATTTGATTTTAATAGACGAGTAAATTTCTAATAAACTCCCGAATACTTACTgcttaaaaatcaatttttactcCTTCATTTTTTTGCGAATTTAAAATAGGTCATTCCGTGAGTTTTTGGTCCAAATTTTTAACATCTGTTATAGCACATCACCttaaaatattgtatttttaataattttatttaaaaaaagaaaaatggggtgTTTGGTAATTTAAACGAGGATTTAAATTACCAAACAACAACCCAAAGGgtaaaaaagttgaaaagataaattaaaaaataaaaataaaaaaggaagaagaaagaagaaagccaaACAggctaaaatttattattttttaaattcctCAAGCCAGAAAATAAACGTCTAAAAAAGTGTGCAAAACTGTCAATTATCAATTATGAGCTtgattgatttgaaaaaatcaaTAACGACCTTGTcgctacaatatatatatatatatatatatatatatatatatatatatatatatattgaaaagttTAATCATTATGTCACTATAATCATCATATATGatgcaaactcaaacggacaaTTATTTTTCTGTTCTCCATTTAAAATCATTACTTCTTTTTCTCCTGCTGAGTTGCTTTATTCTGATTTGCTTCCTAATCGTCACcttttactaaaataattattcaCCGTTACCAActaaatatattctttttcttttttttttagaataactAAATATATTCATTATCTCTTCGACtcttaatatatttgaattggGTCGGTGTACGTTATTAGtccataaaattaaaagaaaaaaaaattaagaagcaGTTGGCCAAGAAAGAGACACGTGTATGGTTGACAGTagacagatatatatatatttataatacaACTCCAACATTCTTAATCTCTTCcactttattatttaaatgttaGTATTCTatgattaatttcaatttttatcttatcttattaGGCCAGAAAAGGCATCCATAtataataattgatttttttttttaaatattccgTACTTATCTCtttcaataaatattataaatttggAAATGGCTTCCAAGAAGCCCGAAAAGACCGTATATATGAGAAGGGCAAGTTCCAAAACTTGTGGATGCTATCAACTGTTCAAAGCGTCTGCCATATCACCACATGCACTATGCAAGCAGCCCCCAACACAGCACCTGATAAGGATGGACATGGACACACCATAATTGAGAGGTAAACTACatattttcttgtgttttgCTTATGGATATACTTGGGTTGTGTTTTGGGTTTAAGTGTGTCGGGTTTGGTTCGTATctcaaacataaatataaaattataaaattaatttagtgtTTGGTTCGTATCAAGTTCGTGTAAAAAACCATCATATATTCAAGATCTCACGTatactaaaagaaaaatattgaagaattaGTCAGCCATATATTGCATTTATGAATGAGAAATGCTAATTGCTAAGCTTttactgtgtttttttttttttttgtcattctaTACTGACCtgacacctttttttttttttagaagctTGAAACCGGTTATCTCTCTATTCGTCTTTtatctttctaaaaaaaagggTGTCAAGTagtcaccaaaaaaaaaaaaaaaaataacgaaaaagaaagaagaagaagaagaaagaatatttcTCTTTATATGAATAGTATCACAAACATgatatttataaattacaaacgtagaagttaaaagaaaagaagagagaagaaagacaAATGTGAAAGCTCATTACATATAgcagcttttttcttttttcttttttttttgtctgctATGAAACAGTAACTACCTACTATATgtcaacaataaaaaatataaaattaattcacGTGGCTTACTTGATTTACAATTAGGCCAATGTAATATcaaaaataaactcaaaaatctttgaaatatgtcaaaaaaaaattaatttactcTCTACAATCAAATTTCATCCACTAATATAACAAATTTCGTTATTAGCACATGTCTAGGTCAATAAAATTGTgatatatgttttatttaaatcagtATCATACTAATAGAATTTATTAAGTCAGTTAACggttaataaaatttaattgaaaagagtaaattattttttttgacatgttaaTATGGAAGTAATTGTAATTAGGCaaactgattttacatttttgtaatatatatatatatatatatatatatatatatatatatatatatatatatatatatatataagaaattagtaaaaaaatcaGGAGGCTAATTATtaatggaaagaaagaaataaaagcagAGAAATAAGTTAGAGGAACAAACAGAGACGGATACGGAGGTAGATTACGCACAGTGATTGTCGTTTGTATCATTGTATGCAACACAGTGTCTCTCCCTCTCCCATTGTTTTCTTCTCACATAAAaccacaaccaaacaaaacaccCTACTATAATGGACTGCCAAGGTTCTTGTGCTTCGTTTTCTCCAACTCTCAGCTCGGTTGGTCGGAGTTTTGTCACGTTCCGGCGAGGAAAGCCCATTTCCCGGCGACTGCGTCAGATTCCGGCGCTCTAGTTCCTCGTCATCCAACATAAAAGTCGCTCGAAACTCGAGGTCTTTTACATATTTGATTGGtttggtttttgcttttttgtttaaGGTTCTGTTTTTGGCGATGAAAGAACCACGTACGGGGAAGTCATTGGTTTTGGTTAAGCTTTTGATGGATGAGAAGCGAAGCTCAGCTATCACGTGTTTTCTGTTTGAATTTTCTTCTGGGTGTTGTTTGGGTTGGTGAGAAAATTGGGATCGAAAAGAAAGTTTTGACGAACTGTCTGTTTTGTGTGGTCCATAGTCGGTGATGGATGGGAAGCTCAACttagcttgtttttttttttcttcatttaatgTTTCTTTCTGGGTTTTGTTTGGTCGTCAGGAGAgttgaggaagaaaagagaaaatgaaaattatgaatctttttttttaaaaaaaaaaaaaaaattcaattcttttttagtttagtctttaagaTTTAAAAGCTCATTTCAGTCGAGTAATAAACTGTTTTGATCTCTGTTTAATGGCCATTTTGGATCCTAAATGATGTAAAATACCTGAAGCCTCAGATATTTTTCCTTCTAAATCTTCATGCATTGTCTAAGCGGCCAAACATAGCTTAGCGTTTTGTCTGGAAGCTGAGAATATACAGAAAAGCAAAtgaagaaaaggcaaaaataggatcgGAATTTCGctcttttttccatttattcTGTTCTCAGAGGATAGaagttaaagaaagaaaaagaatagaaagttTTTAACTTGTGTCTTTCGATCTATTTACGTTTTCTCAGCTGCAAAACAAAGCACTCATAACAGCATAGCCTGCAAAGGTGAAtgaatttaaagtttttttcctctctctctctctctctctctctctctcgctctctcgctctctctctctctctctctctctctctctctctctctctctctctctctctctctctctctctctccttattttaaaaaaattctggaCTGCTGATTAAAAAACACTCCATATGCAATGCTGGAATTCCATGTAAGAATTTGAATATTCTCTATAATGTTTTTCAGattcaaaattttttgtttgtttctggtAAATAAATTCTGAGGTTCTTAGCTTTCTGAGTTAGATCATGTCTTTTAGTTACAGTATCACTCCATTCAATGTACTTCTAGTTGGTTCCCAAGAAAGAATGTCagagaaaaatatagaaaaaggCTTCCTTCCTTAGGAATATTTaaggattttcttttctttgaactCATTCATCCCGAGATCCCTGTGTCCTTTATGTGACTATTATAAATTTTGAATGTTCACAGGTTTCTGAGTCTACAAAAAGGAAGCACCACTCCTCATATCAGTGGGTGGTGGAAATTGAATTTCATAGCTGATGGGGCATTT
Above is a genomic segment from Alnus glutinosa chromosome 12, dhAlnGlut1.1, whole genome shotgun sequence containing:
- the LOC133852233 gene encoding CST complex subunit TEN1, with the translated sequence MASSAIKSGALVSLEEIHPSSPFFKQGASLRVTGKLQEYSVETAIAIVIDGNANLKINTQHLRDLSFRVGSLYQFIGELLIQPDNEAILQARVGRNIDGIDLNLYHQSLQLLRQFQADHLSTP